TTGCTGAGTTTCCAGCCTAAGGAATTCAGACTCAAGACTTCAATAACATTCTCATCAGAATTTCCTGCCTCCAGCCTGATCTAAGAATTTAGAGTTGCCAGCCCccacaatttctataataaatcttatgtataaatacatacgtacatatgtacacacatacatttatcctgttggttctgtttctctggagaaccatgACTGATATGGTTACTCTGAAACCAAAACACTTTTTCCTATGGAAAGGGGAACTTTAGGAAGCTGGAGCTTATCAGCACCTCTCAGATACTGACGCAGCTCATTTTTTGTGTCCTTCACTCATCATGAGCAAAGCTGAATCATTTTTTGTGTCCTTCACTCATCATGAGCAAAGCTGAACACTGAGCAAGACTTGTGTATCTTGTTTCTGAATGGCAATTCTATGCAGTATGATAGTGCAGCCTGTTTTCTGAACAGAGACCTTCCATAACATCACCTAGATGTCAGTGCTGCAAATTGTCATGATTTCAGTATGAATAACAAGCattcccatttaaaaattaaaagttgtaATTGATGTTCTCATACTCCAAAGGCTTTAGCTCTCTTAAGCTAAAAATATAGCAGTAAATAAAACAACCTAAaacaaaaagtcatttttaaaatacctttattttttttcattgaatgGTCTTTCCATCACACATTTTACAGTGGTTCACCTGCTATATACTATAAATTGGATATTTTTGCCAATCTTCACTCCTTCTTCATTTGGCAGTTCATTCCTCAGGTTCCTCAGATTCTATTGCTGCTTCTTcctctgaattaaaaaaaaaaattcaaatggaatATTCAGCAATCCAAGAAAATTTCATCAGTTCTCTGAAAGCATGTACATGGCCTACAGTTGGCAATGATTTACTCAAAAACTAGTTTGCTgagaatgcaaggtgttggtggtggggtgatgtatgtatgggacccctgtatgatgatatgcatgtatttgttttgtaagttcgcaacttttactacacacttattattcatgtatgaatgacatacttcaataaaattttttttaaaaaactagtttGTAAGGCAGCACTATGCTACCCTCTGTCTTTAGTTCATACCTAAGAGAGAAGCATCTTACTGAAAGAACAGAGGAGGTCTTCATATATAATTGTCCCACTACACAGAAAGAACCATTGAGATGAAAATCATACCCTGCAGCAAAGTATCTCCATAGACATTGAGAGCAGAATCTGCATTATAAACCAGATCCTTCATATTTGGATAAGTAAATTAGAATTTTgctcaaactaaaaaaaaaattattacttttGTTGAAGGGCCAATATGGTTGTCTTTCACATGTAAGATTTCAtaagggggcggcggacttggcccagtggttagggcgtccatttaccacatgggaggtccatggttcaaaccccaggcctccctgacccgcgtggagctggcccatgcggagcggtgatgctcgcaaggagtgtcgcccatgtagaggagccccatgcgcaaggagtgcgccccataaggagagctgcccagtgtgaaagaaagtgcagcctgcccaggaatggtgctgcacacacggagaattgacacaacaagatgacgctacaaaaagaaacacagattcccgtgccgctgacaaagaagatgcagcaaatagacacagagaacagacaaccagggtgggggggtgggggggaaggagagagaaatagataaataaataaatcttttttaaaaaaaagatttcacaAGGGAATAAAGCTATTTTCTTTAACCTAAACCTGAGAACAGTTATAAAGTCATCTTACCCTCTTCAGCTATTTCAGCAGTCTGTGCCTGTTCAGATTTTACTTCCACTGATACTGTTTTACTAGCAGATTTAATTGTCCCAATTCCTTCTTCTGACTTGGCTGGTGAAGTTACAGTAGTAGAGACTTCCTTTTCTCTCCTACTCTCTTGAACAACTCTGGTGGGAAGAAAGTTTGTAtcatagagaatttaaaaaaggaaaaactctaTGGGCCATCCAGTTCTCCACTAGGATGTCCCTCTGAAAATATAGGCTTCAAAAATATAGGTTTCATAATCATGCATGTACATATTTTAAGGACAGTGCTTTGCCATAAAACTTCCAGTTTTAATATCTTATACATGCACAAACAGAAGGTCAGTATGTGGTATCTAGACTCCCTGTTTGTACAGGGAGTAGGAAAGCTGTGTTATGCTGCAAGTTACAGCTAGATTAATAAATCAAGGTACCCATCAGTACCACTTACAATAGGATAATGGTTTTACTTGTTGCTGAACAAAGGGACATAAATAATCACAGTGGCTTCTGTTCACCCTACATTAAAAGCATATCACAAGGAGAGGGCTTGTGGTAGAAACCAGCTTGTGGACGTGGAGTCAAAATGCCTGCATTCCAATCCTGCACTGTGCACAGGAACCAGCTATGTGGGGTGGGCCAAGTGTCCTGGCCTCTCTTAGTCTCATTTTTCTGACTATTATGATGTGAGAGAATAGACTTCTCTCTGAGAGGGCTCCAAACTCCAACATTCTACAAATAGGACTTTAATGGACCTAGGGAACCAGTCAATTCTGGATTTGAAATATTGGAAACACTGTCCAAGCTGAAGCCCCATCTACACTTAACCAGCTGTGGGATCTGGGCATGGTGCTAAAACCTTTTGCTGCTGATCTTAATCATCTGAATAAAAACAGAAAGGCACCTATGCCATTGGGTGGTTGTAAGGATTAAACGAGATAATCCGTGTAGAGCATTGGAAATTTAGGTGCTCATTAGATGTTGGCTACCGCTATTATAACAGGAGCTCTGGAGAAAATAAGTCCAGGTCCTTCCTGCCTGGACAGCTCAAGTCCCTTACACACAGGTAAGGGCGCTGCTCTTTCGTCTCGCCCCACAGCGCCAATCCCAAAGCAGGCAGAGCTAGGAGGAGAGTGAGACGGGGTCAGGGAAGAGCTTGTGGCCCCACAGGAGAATCACTCccattccttctcttctcccaccTTTTAAGTTCTGTATTTAAGTTTGAAAGAACAAAAATGACTGACCTGTAAATAATAGTGATAACAAAGGCCCCGGCAATGATCACAATCAAGGCAGAGAATATTTGCACATAAACTgaaaaaacaatttcattttatcATCACTTGTATCCAGgttaaaaataaaccaataaaggCAACCATCCCAGGAGGCAGGCTGCTGGCCCCTCCCCAGCATCCATCCTCTCTGCCATCACTTATGCCCTGGAAATGCTCTTCTACAGAGACTTCCAAAATTACCCACAGAAATGAAGGCTTCACATGAAAGGCAGTGCAGGGTGGTGGTCAGTGGCCCACCCTGCCCACCAGGGAGGATGGTGGGAGGGATGATGCTCCCTTCCCCTGTTGGCCAGAAAATATCAGCACTTTGTTCCTTTGATTCTTGTTAAATTGGCTCCACATCCTGCTCCCCAAGTCCCTGGAAATGTTCTGCAACACTCAAGTTCACTGCTCCCCAAAACTGAAGATATGGAATGCACTTTTTGGATGATAAACCATTTCCATTCATCATTTTTttatataagatttattttttctttctttctcttcctttcccccctcccccaattgtctgttctctgtatctattcactgtgtgttcttctgtgcctacttgtattcttgtcagtggcaccaggaatctgtgtctcttttttgttgtgtcatctttttttttttttattgattttgtaaaaatattacattaaaaaatatgaggtcccattcgaccccaccacccccaccgcacccctccccgcccccagcaacacttactcccatcatcatgacacatccattgcatttggtaagtacatctctgggtatctctgcacctcatggtcattggtccacatcatggcccacactctcccccattccatccagtgagccctgggaggatttacaatgtcccaaaggcacctccacatctcatctcttcctgccattccccatacccatcagccaccatgtccacttttctcactccattgccaccttttctctgaggtccttggattggttgtgtccgttgcacctctatgtcaagaggaggctcagattccacatggttactggatgcaatcctcctgctttcagttgtag
The window above is part of the Dasypus novemcinctus isolate mDasNov1 chromosome 15, mDasNov1.1.hap2, whole genome shotgun sequence genome. Proteins encoded here:
- the TEX29 gene encoding testis-expressed protein 29, whose protein sequence is MTMKYEPEYKKSPSHLLKKFAVCDIPLYDICDYNVSRDRCKELGCCFYKGVCYEKAVPVYVQIFSALIVIIAGAFVITIIYRVVQESRREKEVSTTVTSPAKSEEGIGTIKSASKTVSVEVKSEQAQTAEIAEEEEEAAIESEEPEE